From the genome of Pleuronectes platessa chromosome 19, fPlePla1.1, whole genome shotgun sequence:
CCATAGATAGGGAACTCCTAACAGGTATGTTTTtttggtttaaattaaaaagctacgcagaaaagaaatgaaaagaaaactattGAAAATCAGAAAGCACGGTTTAAGAAGAGGGAAATAGATTAAAAGAGGCAAAAGAAATCAAAAGTATGAATAAATGTACAGTTATGAATGTATCACTTGTTTATAATGAATTCCATTTTGTCCCAATAATAGGACAGACAGGCAAAGGAGAGCAAACAGAATAATTTGGCTCTAGAATATGGCTCGTGAAGCGAGCACACCAAGTCAGAGCTATTATTACGGAATGGTTGCTTGTCTTTCTCGGTTAGAGACAATGGACAGTGTCCGTTTCAGCACAAAcatgattttttatttctcaagAATTTACCATCCACTGAGAGTTCCTTCAATTAAACTTAAAGGAATCTCAGTAAAAGAAAATTACTAACACAAGATAAAGTTCTGACGGGAAGACCTATAAAAAAAGTATTATAAGATTCCATATGAAATACTGCACAGATACAAGACGCCTTGAACCAGTTGACAATCAGAGGCTGAATATCTCAGAGCCGTGAACCCTCTGCCTTCCGTCCTCACAGTGGAAAAACAATTTACTGCAGGGTGTCTCGCGTCTGGCTGGTTGAAAGTCCTCTCTGAAACAAAACTCTATTCAGGTCAGATTAAGATCACATTCTGAAAGAGGACAATGGGACCACTGATCCTGGGCCAGCAGAAATAGAGAAGATTGCTTCATTGACCTTAGCTGGAGATACTCTTTCTTCCAGACGACTCCTGGTGCTACAAATCAATGAAAGACAGAATTACAGACACTCAAGGTAAAGTTTTGGTAAGAAGAACGAGCAGAGTATTAAACACCCAATTCCACGAATCTTAAATTGACTCAAAAACAATTTACCTATGAAGTTGGACTAAGGCTGGGAAAAAAAGGTTAATTTGGTCATGACAACAGTGTTCGAAGAGCTCTTATTAGACTGTTAGTGCTTTGCAGGTTCAACACAAGGGAATAAGGGTGAAGTGTAGCCAAAActctttatttttgtattgcGGCGAACACACTGTCACCAAGCCACCAATTTCTAACTTTGTTGACGCAGCAGCATCCACAGCAACTGCTGAGAGCTACAAAACAATAAGAGATAAAGTAGTAGTATTTAGTTCCTATATCGTCACACAGAAATAGTCATGGTTGGTTTTACTTTTGGATCTTTAAACCTCAACCAAAAGTGTTAGGTTTGGATTTGATACACAGATTAGACCTAGATGCATAGAGACACTCTCTGGGACTTGGGATGCTGATAACCCATTTGTtcctgtggagctgcagaggaagacgTTGTAATTAGATGTGTTGGATGGTGAAGTGGTTTTATTGGGAAACCCTGGTTTATAATTTCTATTATTACAAGCCAGGCCTCCTTGTAAAACACTTAACATACACATATTTTCTGATGCCCTTGTTCACCCTTTCCTAACCATCTGATCACCACAGCCATGTGACTCTTGTTGTATTAGAACAGTATTATTCTAACAATGTCACATTATGCTGCCTCAAACGAAAAATTATTCAATTATCAAATTAAGAGATCGTGGAATCAATTTATATGTTAATTTgtctaaattaaaatgtatttgactgtATGTTTTAATACTTTATCATCTGTTTTGtcaaatctttgtttttaatgcaACTGTATGGGTTAGGTGCTGTGGTGATATTGCAATTAGTGTCTTTTAAGAAAATACCATATCTTTTtcaatgtaaaatacatttaaaatgttcaatacacttgtaatacacacacaatataatGAACAAATGGAATATTATATGGAATATTTGTAGCCATGGTAACAACTAATgggaattaaaataaacaacaaactaaTAACTTAGCTTTTCTATTCATATTTagtatgttttattcattctgATACATAAATTTGCACCATCTCGAATATTTTATGAAACCAGCCTTCTTCGATGTGAATGGTTGAGAGAAATACACTGAAATATCGCAGGAAAGGGGACAGTCGCTGCATGCGAGAGAACCCTCAGAGCGTTAGCAGATGTCGCGATCATCTGGGAGTTTGCATTTGCGACAAAGTACAGGGGAAACTGCTACATGACCACACCAGAGCCCATCAACAAAAACTGTACAGGCCTCTAATGACATGTGATGTGATATGCTCTATTAAAGGCAGAGTCTCCACCCAGCACTGATCCTGACAGCAGGATCCCTTTGAAAAACCAGTACACTGACCGAATCCACTTACGGAAGGAGGGCTGGTTGTACTAGAAGCAATTAGCAAGAAATTGCATCAGTTTGAATGAACTGGCCAGTGGCCACAAAATGTCCAAACACCACACAGAAAACGTAACCACATTACCTGTCAAAGGAATCAGAGACAAAGAAGGtgtaaaaaactgtaaaaacccGTTTACAATACAATTCAAACATATGAAAGAGAGTTTTTTCTTCGCCTGTAACTTTCAACTTGTTTATAGGACCTCATAGTACACACTCAATGTCTTTAATACTTCCTCAAGTTTATTAAGTGTTCAGCTGCACACGTGTTAACCCCTAGACCTTTTACACCGACAAACGTGTTAGAAACTTTCATGTTTATTGTTCTTAATCTCATCCAGATGGAcaaattgttttgaaaaaaatgaaggaaCTTTCTTTAACGGCAGCCAGAAGTTTTAGGATGCATAATCAAAACACAAGAAGTCCAAAGCAACTGCATATACAAAAGGCACAAACTCCTGGCCGGGCAAAGTTAGCAAAACCTCAGAGGACAGATTATGGCGTTTACAAAAAGGGAAAGGAGAAGAAACCACAGACGTCGTCAAAAAAGAGGGTTTATCCTTGAGGTTGCTCCTTCTACGTAAATGGCCGTGGGCTGCAGGGCCACATGAATACCAGCCCATTGCTGTGAACATAAAACTCACGAGAAAATGAGAATTGTACACTCCTCAGtgtacaacaacacacactgtatgCTCTCATCaatgacacacatgcacatacagaaTCAAAATTACACACAGTTATGTCTTTCATCAGCAGAGACATTAGCTTTCTCTGACCCTCCCCACAAATCGGCGGTGGTGACAGGGTGAGCCCCGGATTCTTCCATCAGTGTAAACAGTCTAAATAAAACagtgtttctctggtttgatgaGTCCTTCTCTGCAGGGACGCGTCCCTCTGAGGGGAAGCATTCATTAGAGCTCTGCACCACCCACATGCAGTTTACCGACCCCTCGACCTCACATTAACAATCTCTGCAGgctgcgttgtgtgtgtgtgtgtgtgtgtgtgtgtgtgtgtgtgtgtgtgtgtctgtacatgtttgtgtgcgtgctgACGTTGAGGACATGTGGTTTGTGGGGGTCTGATGGCTTCCCTGCTCTGCAAAACCCTGTTTCCATGTTCCCTTGGAAACTCCCACACAACTTCTACAGAGTTTTTCAGCCAGAAGATTAtgttgatgatttttttttttttaaataaagaataacTGCATTCACAAACACTTTTGGCAACTTTTTCAGTTCCACGTTAGCAAGAAGACAAACTTGTTTGTGgtccagtgttttttttgtaagtttGGGCATTAGGCCATAAGTTAGACCATGCTGTGGCCCTGAAGGAATAGTTGGACACATTTATCTGCTTTCTTTAAAAGATACAATGCCACTCACATATCTATAGGGTAAAGTAAATCCCCTCTAAAGCTTATTAATTCACACTTGCTCCTTATTTgttaaatgacagaaatatcCAAAAGAAACATGTAACTCATCAGGGATCCATTGCTTTGGGCATGCtagcttttttcccccttccagTATTTGTGcgaagctaagctaaccattTCCTGTTGGTAGGGATCTTTGAGTCTGACTTTTGCCACTGCAAATGAGTGTTGAACAATCCCTTTAAGATATTTCTTTAATGGTTTCTGTTACATTCATAAACAGTTTgatatgaagatggatgacatgacagctccccaaaagtgtcttgatcgccacctaaTTAATTAGCTATTTCATGCTATAAAACAGAGTGAAAAATtacgattgacagctgaaactggATTACGATTGGTTAAGCACATGTAAGCGAGACCTGACTACGGCAGCTCCATCCCATGATCACTGCTGCACAGGCTCTGACTCCAAATGCGCAAGATGGCATGTGGTCCGTTCCCGGATATTTTGTCTTCATCTCTTGATATCAGGAGGAAATAGAGCCACGTTGTCTATCTTTAGATAAAGTCTGTGGTACGATACAAAGACAGGAAAACTATTAAAAGGACCAAAACCATGAGATTGATTAACACAACAATACATAAAatttaaacacaacaaaaaaaatgtttaatcccAGGCTGAGATGCACCCATAAAACCACAATTTCCAAGCCAAGTGACACGTCATCAACGATTGATCGGAAGAGTCAGGGCAGAGCTAAAGGGAAGACAAGAGAGGAACAGGGGCAAAGAGCAGGATCACATACAGCCATAACAgtcattattcattattaacagTCCAACAGCAGCATAGAAGACTGAAATAAATATCCGGATATCTTCCCATTTGTGATCTTCATCATCCATTGTATCACAAGTGGGACTTAAGTGACCAGTCTAAAAGTAAAGCATCATGGGGCCGGacgagacagacaggaaggtgAAAGGCCAGGGATCATGTGGTGCTGAAGCCACGGACTGAAGGTGTTGATGCTAACAAATCCAGATTAATCCCGGAGAGTGATCCGGGTTCACACTGATGGTACGCCAGTCAGGTCTTTAGCTGTGACTGGTCTCCAGCCAGAATGATTTTAGACATGCTGAGATGTTGTTCTTTGAGTATCTTGGCGTGATGCAAAGAGACGGACAGCTTGGAAAAGCTCTGCAGACACAATGGAAACAGGCCAAGGTGGAGCAGAGTGTTGCAGTGTGAACTGCTGgcaggagaacagaggagaagagaagacggTTGTGAAACACCCAAACATTCTGTTTGGTCAGCTTGTGGTGCTGGGACGGAGGCCCGACTTCACTTCTGTGGAATTTGAGGAGAGAATCAGCAGTTTGAACGGAAGTTAAAGGACATAATTCACCGGATCTAAAATATAAGGCAGAAAAAACTAATTTCCTACAATACCAACACCTTTCATTCACGCTAACGAAACAATAGTGACGTTGCTAATCTTTCTACTCTGGAAAAAACAGTTAGTCACATTCATTTGtgataaaaaagttttttttacaaatcacTGACTTGATCTTTTATCCATGAAATCTTAGCCAACAGACTGGAAATCAGTTATCAGATACAAAGAGATACACAGATTAGGAATAAAATAtttgaaagagagacagaataaTTAGTTGATTAATGTGAGTTTTCTTATAGTTAATGCAAAAAATAAACTGCATGGAGCACAGATATTCTCTGACAACGAGAAAAAGTGTGTTAACAGGACCATACCTTaagatttatttgtttatgtgacattttttattgtttgtatcACACTTTGGTCAGATTTGTATGATGaatactattttttttaattagaatttGACAACCACTACCACATTGTTCTGTCCCCGTTTTGAAAGTCGCCCAATAAACATCCACCCACACAGTTGCTCTCAATTGTTTTGCTTCATTAATTTGCCTCCTCTCGGGACTGTGTGGGCACAGACTGTGTATCTCCCACTTGTTATTCTCACATATATACTAAGGGCAGTAAAACATCTTTAGGCCTTTTCTCCGTCTGTCTATCTCCATCGTGTGTAGGTGTGTCAGATCCTACGCTGGTATTGGTGCAGCTAAAGGCAATGGAGCCATCATTAATATTATCTGTATCTTTCTATATTTGATCTATCAAAACCTTTGCTgtgataaaatacatttgtttacgTACATGGAGTCTATCAACGTtgaaaaactgttattttttgcagcagacattttgactgaAAGCTTTATTTTTATAGCGGTTTTCTTCACAAAGTTACAAAGCACTTCACAAAAGAATTAAATaccaacaataaaacaacaataaaattaaattaatcaattCAAATCCACATAGAGATTcacactttttatattttaagaaGGGATTTAAAAGCAGATGAAACAAGTCCTCAAGTTTTATCCCAATGTATGTCCCCTCTTGATTagctctctctccatccatccatcaatcaatcatccaCCTGTACCACATTTCCTCCTTACAGCAGGAAATAACCATAACAactggattttatttttacagtttttataatTCCCTCTGTAAAAGGCtaaatgtttccttttcttATTATAGTGATCAGTGCTGCCACACCAATACTTAAAGCAATTAAAGCAAATACTGGCCACCCACTTATGTACAAGGACAACAACCTTGCACACCCTTTTTATTTCTTCCAAccccacttcctgtctgtcactgtctgtctctgtctacaTCTCACCCACAAGCACACGCCATGTAATTAGGACAGTTTATCCAGGTATGCGAGGGCCTTGCATTTCACTAGGCCATAGTAGGTCTTGAACAGTGTGCATCTTCCGCCCTTCCGTCCTAGGTCTGCCCAAACTCTCTCCAGCTCACGATTCCCCATCCCTGCTGAGCTGAACAGGTAGTGGTAGCAGCAGGCGTTGTAAGGGATGTGTTTTTCTCCTGAGAACCTGGCGCAGTGGGTCGGTACCACACCAGCCCTGTGAGCACAAAGGcccacaaacacagcagctctcACAGGAGCTCGAACCGCCGCAGAGGCTACGTACACTTTTCGGACCACATCTTGGGACAGAACGTACGCCGTCCCGTCACAGTATTCATGCAGGTACTTGTCAGGGTAGAGAACGAGGGGAAGGTAGCTGGGACTTTTGGGGTCTCTATCAGGTGGATCTTTCTGGATCACCCTGCCTAGGTAAATGTCTTCAGGGGGCCTGTGCAACCCGAGCAGGTAGCCTCCGATGGCAGGGAGATTGACAAACACAGAGTTCTCGGTGAGCAGGACAAATCGCGCCAGAGGACAGAAGGTGATGACCCAGCGGAGTGCCAGCACCGTCCTCTCTGATGGACCCCGGAGGGACGAATCAGCCACGTCATGACCCTGCACCATGTCCCCATAGTGTTCAGACTCTCTCATGATGGTCTCCTGTGCTGCAGAAGTCTGAGTAGATCCTACGAAGAACAGCACCTTCACGGGAAAGTCTTGGATCAGAGTTTGGTTGGCCCACGTCCTCCTGACTGCCTCTCGCTGGGTGACATTCGCTGGAGAGCTGAAGACTagcgtgaggaggaagaggtcagAGTTCCTGCAGGCATCAGGGTTAGTGATAGGGTAGACCTGGGACACGTTCTCCCTGGCATTGCTCAGGTCCAGTTTTCTCGCTCTTTCCCTCACCTCAACAACGGTGCCATCGGTGTAGACAGCAGGCGAGGGCTGCAGGAGGTACTCCTCGACAAAGTCGGCCCCAAACAACAAGGCGTGGAAGAGCAGCACgttgaagaggaggaaacaccACTGGTGGGTACGCAGCTTGAACAGAAAGCACTggcagaaacagacagagaatgAATGACCATGAACACAGCCAgacaaactaaaataaatatatataagctGTTGACACTTTACCTGCATCACACGGCCTTCTGGTTTTTCAGCTGTGGGTGACTAGAGgacctcctgctgctgtcagtgctGCAACAATACTGGCTACAAGGTTTCCACTTTCATGAAACTCTATAGCTGCATGAAACTCTGCACCCTTAACCCAATGTTACAAacctgatgaggaggagaggatcctGGATCAGCATCATACACATACAACTTTAATGATGGCGAGAAAGAATAGCTGGATCATACAACAATTTATTAAGGATCACCACCAGACATGTTTTAAAACATATAGAACTATTGAAATCTGAAAAATACAGCAGCTATGAACATCCAAACAATTTTAGtttcatttagttatttttatatttccagtTTATCTACTGATGTGGGAACGTGAGTCTTCCAGTGTCCCATTATGCAATATCAAACTTTCATGTTTTCAGGGTTAATCAGTGAATAACCTCAACCTACAAATTATTGACAGGACCCGATAGGAAGTGAGGAAAATTAAAAGTTAACGTAAACTCTTTGGTGGAGCTAATAAAGTACAAAACATGAAGTTTATGCAGGTTATGTGTGTTTATACATGAATATACTACAAAGTAAAGCAATTTTTGTGAACACAATAGTAAAAACTGATCAAAGGGTCGTAGCTATTATCGAACTACTCATCATTGCATAATACAAGCATTGTAAAACTACATGATATTTTACAACATAATACAAGAGGAGGGGCTCTTACAGTATATTGTTTTAGATGCAAGGAATTGTTTGTGAGATGTTATTGGCCATCTCTAACAATTTATCTTTTTTgagaacaatttttttttattttttaagaccCTTCCCATGCTGATGGTAACTGGGTTCCCTCACTGCTACACCTCTGTTTGTGTTGGACTGTAGTGTAGTCCAACACACTGTCCAGCAGGTGGCGGTAAGGCGCCGTGATGCTGGACGCTCACGTTGTAAATTGCGGCGCCGAGGAAGTAGACGAGCCGGGGACAATCACAAACAGACTCAGTCATGGCCGCGTCCATAGACAGTTTACTGGAGGAGATCTCCGCGGTTGAAGACCCTATAGAGGAGCTGCAGGGTCTGAGAACAGCGCTGCTGTCTCTGCCTGTGAGCGCCCTGAGAGACGCAGTGAGCGGGACGCGCCTCGAtgtcattttctctctgttaaACTCGAACCACAGGTCTGTCTGCCTCACTGTGTGCTCACCGCGTAAATAAAGAGATGTCTGCTATCTGCTGAGTCAGTCTAATGTCAGGATGCGACACCAGTCAAACCGGTGCTTCAGTTAGCTTGCTTAAACGGGCTGTGTTTGATCTGTGCTAGTTATTAGCATGCTAAGTGGCTACAATGCTACAAAgaaaacagcaggtgtgagatgGAAGGTTTTCTGTCACTTAGCCCTTTATCCCAAGTTATTAGCTTTAAAGAGAAGCTCACTTTTATATCCAATGTGCTCTGGAGGGTGTGCAGGGCTAACCCAGTGCAGGAATGAGGGAAACACAGTGCAGATGCAGAAGATCCAACATGGATGTGAGCACCCCCCTGTTAGAAAGGGTAGCTCAGCACCTGCAGGTCACAGTCACCGTTTAATTCAAGTGCTGGAGTGGAGAATCAGCCAGTAAAAAAGTGTCATGGTCTTAATAGTCACAGCTCAGATTTTGATAATGATAGTAAAGATaataatctttaaaatgtcaaataatggtgaagaaaacagacaaatggtGTCCAAAGATATTCCGTTTTACTGTCATGTAAATCAAAAAAGACAtcttcacatttgagaagctgaaacCAGCCTTATAGTCCAAGTGATTTAAGTATCAAATTTACAGAGGGCTCACATCTGGCAACACATTAAGTTCCATTACCACTGACCGGTAGCAGGCTCCATAACTTCAAAGCATTAAACTacagccaggttcatcacttgTTTGAGTCCCCTGGAAAcctttcctgtgttgttttttgtaatttgcaccacgtttctgtatttgcatgtgttttgacATGAGCATGTGCATCAAATCAGgatgaagttgttttcttaatttgatgtGCTGTGTTCACAGGGAGCAGGTCGAACTGTGTGTTGACATCCTTGAACGCATCCTGATAGCGCTCAGCCCTGAGCACCTGGCACAGAACTACAGAGTGGAGCTGCAAGCAGGTCTGAACCATCCTAATGAAAAAGTCAAGATACTCGCCTTGACACAGgtaggctgcacacacacatgcacgcacacacagaaagacacctTTAAGACGTGACCAAATAAGGTGTCCCTGTCTTTCTCGGGCAGATTGGCAGAATGATGGCGCACCCCGACGCTGTCACTAAAATCCTCAACAACCATGACATCCTTCAAGCGCTCATCCACTGCATTAGAGATGAGAAAATGGCTGTGGCAAAACAGGTGAAGATTGAGGCCCTGATATTACCAAGATGAACTTCTAACGAATCTACAATGGTGCACttactgtgtttttttccccgcaGGCCATTCAGTCCCTGACTAAACTGAGTCACTCCAAGTCTGGATTAGACAAATTGTTCCACAGCGAGCTGCTGAATGTCATGAAGGAAGTGATGGCCACAAGTGACATTGTCAGATACAGATTGTACGAGGTGCGTTCAGACGTGCGTCACTTGGGTTTGATGCTTAGGTGACCACTTGTacagatttttaaatgaaatctaGTCTAAAGGAACCAGTAGAAGGTGTGACTAATCGGAACAAGTAATCATGCCAGAGTCTGGGCGACACTgatgcatttattttgttttaatgtatgACAAATGATTTCATAACCATGTGAAAGCGTTTAGTCACACTCGCAATTATATGACAGCTGAAATTTCAGTTTGCTCTCTCCACTGTTTTCATGGAACCATCCAGCAGTCATTTAGCAGGCTCTGTAAACAGCTGAAAGATTGCCCACACTTACATTGACTGACTTTTTTCTGCTGGTCGCAGCTGGTGGTGGAAATCGCATCTGTTTCTCCCATTTCTCTTGGTTACTGCGCCAGCAGCAGCCTCATGTCTCAGCTCCTCAGTGAACTAACTGGAAACGACGTTTTGATCAGGTAATAAGATAACATAGAAACACAGGGGCAAACATATGATATGGTCTGTAAAAACATAATGTTGTAGCTGCAGTTGCATTAGGTATCTCTTCCTTTTCTTCAATCAAGTTCCATGTTATTAATCTCAGTCCATTTTCACTTCAAATCAATACCACAGGATCCTTAACAATCTGTACACTATACATCCACATATTTCCTTAGCCCCTCAAAtccgaaaaataaaaaacacatttcacatccCATTTAAATAGGAAAAATGAAGAAATCTCAAGAAGAGCAACAGAGGGAATCCTCCTTCCCCGACAGACCTACTTTACATGCAATAGATGTTCTGTGTATAAACAGGAGCATTTCAAGGGACAGTGGGAGGCCAGGCAAAAAGGACCTGGGGGGGGTCTTCATGAAACAATTACCTGCTTTGCCTTCCCTGTTGCAATGCCGCTGTGTACTGAATATGAACATTGAACACTGAACATTGTGGATTTCAAAGTATGGATGATCACAACGACAACTAACAtctgtctttttccttttcaacaGGGCCACAGCCATAGAGATGGTGACCACTCTAGCCCACAGTCAGCACGGTCGGCAGTATCTGGCCCAGCAGGGTATCATGGACAAGTTCTCCAACATGATCAGAGGAGCAGACACAGACCCCTTGTCCTCCCTCTACCTGCCTGGTGAGCCACTTTAGAAAAGCGCTCCACTCAATTAATGGGCCGTATATTTACTTATCATGCTTGGTTACGAGTAGATGTGTTGAATTACTGTATAGGAGAACACTAGGCGTAAGAGATGATGTTGTTGGCATGTTTCACTTGGGTGAATTGAATGTGATTCTAAAAACAAGTCAGCCTGTGAACAGCTGCATCAAAACAGAAAGGACTGCAAATGTTTCcgtgaataaatacaaaaacaaactctGTTAAATGGCGATCCAGGTAACATGGGATGTAATCATGAAAACATGCTAAAGTTAAGCTGTACTGGCAACATGTCACTGCTATAGGTTTGGTGAAGTTCTTTGGGAACCTGGCCATCGCCGACAGTCCGCAGCAGGTGTGTGAAACCTACCCGGCTTTTCAGAACAAAGTGTTTGAGATGGCTCTGGACCCGGACGCTGCGGTGATCGGGGTCGCTCTGGACACTCTGGGTTTACTCGGAGCTACTGTAGAGGGAAAGCAGGTCCTGCAGAAAACAGGTCAGCATGTCATGCgtcttatttttcttattgtgtCTCCTGGATCTTGGCATTGTGTCTTAATTCTTTTGTGTGGTTTCAGGAGAAAAGTTCAAGGCCGTGCTGTTAAGAATGAGTAAGCTTGCGGGCTCTGGAGCTATGGAGCTGAGAGTGCGCAGCTTGGGGGCCATATCCCAACTTCTCACTCTAGAGGTACTTCTGTGCAGCATCAATCTTATATGTCTAAAAGTCATCTTCAGAAATAAGAGATTGATCTGTTTCTGAATCTTAaatcaatgttgtttttttgcagccAGAGCATCAGACAGAAGATCTTTTGGCCCTGACAGAGTCCTGGTTCCACCTTTTGTCTAAGCAGCCCATAGAGATGATCCGCACCATCAGCACTCAGCCTTTCCCAGAGCTGCACTGTGGTGCAATGAGGATTTTCACTGTGAGTGCTGAGCTGAATCTAACTGTCTAACTATAACCTCCTGGTGTTACTGAACGAGTAACTTCTAAAACAACATGGCAACTGTGgatattgatatattttttatatatatatattttccaagAGCATTTGAatcttgtttgaaatatttgtgtgtgtgtgttccaggccaTTGCCATTCAGCCCTGGGGTCAGAGGCTAATGGTCAGCACTCCCGGATTCATGGAGTTCATTTTGGATCGTTCAATGGGACGCACTAAGGAGGCCAAGGACTCTAAGTTTGAACTGGTGGGGTCCCTCTTGTCTTCGTCGACAGCAGCAGCGATACTGGGCAGCCAGCATTACATCCGTCTGAGAACGTACCTCAGAGAAGGAGCTTACCATGTTACAGCGGTGGCCACAGTCAGCACAGAAGGAGCGGAATGATTCACACACACTGGGATACATTTCATGGGTTTCTGTTTAATGCTTACAGGTGACGGATAAGTGCCTGAATGATCGAAACGTGGGTTAACATGTGAAGACGAATGTGTCTTCTCTGCTTGGTTTTTCACTTGCTCCTCTTATACACAATAATGTAACTATCCGGCTTTTCTGACATGATAACATCCAATCATCATTTTCAGCTCTTCCCCTTTATTGTACTTCATGAGTAAATTTAGTATTGTTTTAGAAAGAAATAGTATCCTCAAAGTTAATGCAGAGAACCGGTGTAAGACGAACACAAGTTTAGTTTTCAAACTTAATTGTTCAGTGCTCTCAGACAAAAGGCATGACTTTGTGGATATGTCATATTTAGTaacttcaaatataaaatatacttGAACATTTTACATACTAGAAACTAAAGGGACAGTAAAGTTCACTGAGTTGTGATTTATACGTGTACATTAAAGGGGCATGCCACCATTTTATACATCAAATTTACTTTAATTGTCTTTTGGAGTATTACACAGTCTGTTGTGTAATGTCATCAGTTTATTCTCGGAGGCATGTAGTTTGGAGGATTTGGACATTGGGTAGGTTAATGAAAGATCAAAGTTACTAGTGCATTTTGAGAAATGTAGGATTTAGGGTTTTTGGAGCTTGATCCGTGTTGGAGACAAATCAGGATGTGCTTGAATCTGATTAATTCATTTTGactattttcaaaaaaattaaatatttcagcAGTGTCACCTTCAACACTTGACCAAAGACCAAAGGTCCACAAGTGTTGAACATTAAACTCAGAAAAAGTATGTGAAAAGTCTCTTTACCAGCTACAGGAGCCTGACAAGATGTTATGCTTTACTGTTCACTGTCCAGAATCTTATACAAACAAATCCccatcattgtacacagtatctTTCAAACACTACTGGACTCAACT
Proteins encoded in this window:
- the psmd5 gene encoding 26S proteasome non-ATPase regulatory subunit 5 — its product is MAASIDSLLEEISAVEDPIEELQGLRTALLSLPVSALRDAVSGTRLDVIFSLLNSNHREQVELCVDILERILIALSPEHLAQNYRVELQAGLNHPNEKVKILALTQIGRMMAHPDAVTKILNNHDILQALIHCIRDEKMAVAKQAIQSLTKLSHSKSGLDKLFHSELLNVMKEVMATSDIVRYRLYELVVEIASVSPISLGYCASSSLMSQLLSELTGNDVLIRATAIEMVTTLAHSQHGRQYLAQQGIMDKFSNMIRGADTDPLSSLYLPGLVKFFGNLAIADSPQQVCETYPAFQNKVFEMALDPDAAVIGVALDTLGLLGATVEGKQVLQKTGEKFKAVLLRMSKLAGSGAMELRVRSLGAISQLLTLEPEHQTEDLLALTESWFHLLSKQPIEMIRTISTQPFPELHCGAMRIFTAIAIQPWGQRLMVSTPGFMEFILDRSMGRTKEAKDSKFELVGSLLSSSTAAAILGSQHYIRLRTYLREGAYHVTAVATVSTEGAE
- the LOC128425207 gene encoding beta-1,3-galactosyltransferase 9, which gives rise to MQCFLFKLRTHQWCFLLFNVLLFHALLFGADFVEEYLLQPSPAVYTDGTVVEVRERARKLDLSNARENVSQVYPITNPDACRNSDLFLLTLVFSSPANVTQREAVRRTWANQTLIQDFPVKVLFFVGSTQTSAAQETIMRESEHYGDMVQGHDVADSSLRGPSERTVLALRWVITFCPLARFVLLTENSVFVNLPAIGGYLLGLHRPPEDIYLGRVIQKDPPDRDPKSPSYLPLVLYPDKYLHEYCDGTAYVLSQDVVRKVYVASAAVRAPVRAAVFVGLCAHRAGVVPTHCARFSGEKHIPYNACCYHYLFSSAGMGNRELERVWADLGRKGGRCTLFKTYYGLVKCKALAYLDKLS